The sequence GCACCGGCTTCCAACGCTCTTAAACAAGCCTCAACTTTCGGTATCATTCCTCCGGCAATAGCACCTTCTTCAATCATGCTTTGTGCTTCTTTTCTCGTTAAGGTTGAAATCAACGAACTTTTATCATGATAATCAGCATAAATCCCTTCGATATCCGTTAACAACAATAATTTTTCTGCTTGCAATGCTCCGGCAACCTCTGCCGCCACATAATCAGCATTGATATTAAAGCTCTCATTATCTTTTCCGACACCAATTGGAGCAATTACCGGAATATAGCCATTATCCAGTAATGTATTTAATACCTCAGTATTAATTTTCGTAACATCACCCACAAAACCAATATCAACTTTTTTCGTAACACCATTTTCATGGACAACTGCTAAATGTTTTTTAGCTTTGATAAGATCGCCATCTTTACCACTAAGGCCTACTGCTGTAACACCTTGTGCATTCAATAAACTAACAATATCAGTATTAATTTTACCAACTAAAACCATCTCAGCAATAGTAACCGTTTCTTTATCGGTAACTCTAAGACCACTAACAAATTCAGTTTCTTTGCCAACTTTTTTCAAAAAACTAGTGATATCAGGTCCGCCACCGTGTACTACAACCGGTTTCATCCCTACATATTTCATTAAAATTATATCTTGAATTACTTTCTTTTTTAAATCTTCATTAATCATAGCATTACCGCCATACTTAATAACTACGGTTTTGCCAAAAAACCCTTGAATATACGGCAGTGCATCTATCAAGATCCCTGCTTTTGCTTCATTTGTAAATTCCATCTTGAAAATCCTCCATATCGGTAAAAAGCGTAGGAGACCTACGCTTTTGCCACTGTTATTTAAGTGTGATACTCTCCATTTATTTTCACATATTCATAAGATAAATCACAAGTCCAAACCGTAGCACTTTCAGTCCCTAACCCTAAATCAATATTAACAGCAATATCATGCTCTGCCATTACTTCTTTCAACGCTTCTTCATCAAACTTACATCCAGTACCATTTTTATATACAGCAATAT is a genomic window of Negativicutes bacterium containing:
- the argB gene encoding acetylglutamate kinase is translated as MEFTNEAKAGILIDALPYIQGFFGKTVVIKYGGNAMINEDLKKKVIQDIILMKYVGMKPVVVHGGGPDITSFLKKVGKETEFVSGLRVTDKETVTIAEMVLVGKINTDIVSLLNAQGVTAVGLSGKDGDLIKAKKHLAVVHENGVTKKVDIGFVGDVTKINTEVLNTLLDNGYIPVIAPIGVGKDNESFNINADYVAAEVAGALQAEKLLLLTDIEGIYADYHDKSSLISTLTRKEAQSMIEEGAIAGGMIPKVEACLRALEAGANKTHIIDGRQPHSLLLEVFTPEGIGTEVVK